A single genomic interval of Flammeovirga agarivorans harbors:
- a CDS encoding sulfatase family protein: protein MAKTYLLILVALSILSSCSSEKQEKKPNILYIMSDDHTSQAIGAYESRLSVLNPTPTIDQLAKEGVLFQNAFCTNSICTPSRATILTGQYSQTNGVLDLSGKLSPENQYLPQEMRKAGYETAMIGKWHLVEEPAAFDYYKVLPVQGKYFNPVFRERGDKQWPKNTSKYKGHSSDRITDISLEWLRNREDKSKPFFLMHHFKAPHDFFEYAPRYEEYLKDVEIPEPKSLYDNKNNGSIATKGKDNALIHKIGSSISQRNTGRDMGKDLKIDQSLTGNAYTHASYQEYLKRYLRCVKGVDDNIKRLLNYLETTGELENTIIIYTSDQGMMLGEHDYQDKRWMYEESMRMPFIVRYPKKFQKGIKSDAIINNTDFAPTLIDLAQSNIPEKMHGKSFASILETGNEPTDWRKSTYYRYWMHMAHKHANPAHFGVRTKQYKLIFFYGKHYDPENHEGEWGGDYNFETPVAWELYDLKNDPHELNNVYGQEEYAEVVKSLKSELIHLREEFDETDANYPILAEVIDENLKS, encoded by the coding sequence ATGGCAAAAACTTACTTATTAATACTTGTAGCATTGAGTATTCTATCTTCTTGTTCATCAGAGAAGCAAGAGAAGAAACCAAATATCTTGTACATTATGTCGGATGATCATACTTCGCAAGCCATTGGAGCATATGAGAGTAGACTTAGTGTATTAAACCCTACACCGACAATTGATCAATTAGCGAAAGAAGGAGTATTGTTTCAAAACGCTTTTTGTACCAACTCAATCTGTACACCATCAAGAGCTACGATTTTAACAGGACAATATTCTCAGACCAATGGAGTATTGGATTTAAGTGGAAAATTATCTCCAGAAAATCAGTATTTACCTCAAGAAATGAGAAAAGCCGGGTACGAAACAGCTATGATTGGTAAATGGCATTTAGTTGAAGAACCTGCTGCTTTTGATTACTATAAAGTATTACCTGTACAAGGAAAATATTTTAATCCTGTATTTAGAGAAAGGGGAGATAAACAGTGGCCCAAAAATACGTCGAAATATAAGGGACATTCTTCTGATAGAATTACCGATATATCATTAGAATGGTTGAGAAATAGAGAAGATAAATCGAAACCATTTTTCTTAATGCACCATTTTAAGGCACCTCATGATTTCTTTGAATACGCACCGAGATATGAGGAGTATTTAAAGGATGTTGAAATTCCAGAACCTAAAAGCTTATATGATAATAAAAATAATGGATCTATAGCAACAAAAGGAAAGGACAATGCACTTATCCATAAAATTGGATCATCGATATCTCAACGTAATACAGGTAGAGATATGGGAAAGGATTTAAAGATAGATCAGTCTTTAACAGGAAATGCTTATACACACGCTTCTTATCAAGAATACCTAAAACGTTATTTGAGATGTGTAAAAGGAGTTGATGATAATATTAAGCGTTTATTGAATTACTTGGAAACTACAGGTGAGTTAGAAAATACGATCATTATTTATACTAGTGATCAAGGAATGATGCTTGGAGAACATGATTATCAAGACAAACGTTGGATGTATGAAGAATCGATGAGAATGCCATTTATTGTACGTTATCCTAAGAAGTTCCAAAAAGGCATTAAATCTGATGCGATTATCAATAATACCGACTTCGCACCAACACTAATCGACCTTGCTCAGAGTAATATTCCTGAGAAAATGCATGGAAAGTCTTTCGCGTCTATTTTAGAAACAGGAAATGAACCGACTGATTGGCGAAAGTCAACCTACTATAGATATTGGATGCATATGGCTCATAAACATGCCAACCCTGCTCACTTTGGTGTTAGAACAAAACAATATAAACTCATTTTTTTCTATGGAAAACATTATGACCCAGAAAACCATGAAGGTGAATGGGGAGGTGACTATAATTTTGAAACACCTGTGGCATGGGAATTATATGATTTAAAAAATGATCCTCATGAACTCAACAATGTTTATGGTCAGGAGGAATATGCAGAAGTCGTTAAATCATTGAAGTCAGAATTGATCCATTTAAGAGAAGAGTTTGATGAAACGGATGCTAATTATCCGATTCTTGCAGAGGTAATTGATGAAAATTTAAAATCATAA